From a single Bacillus pseudomycoides DSM 12442 genomic region:
- the recU gene encoding Holliday junction resolvase RecU: MTIRYPNGKRYNQALQPQKTQFKKHTYSNRGMSLEEELNETNQYYLTHNIACVHKKPTPLQIVKVDYPARSAAVVKEAYFKQPSTTDYNGVYKGKYIDFEAKETKNKTSFPLQNFHLHQIKHMEQVIAHNGIAFVIIKFTLYDEFYLLDAKHVVSFWNRQDAGGRKSIKKQEIEEHGYLLSCGYHPRIDYIRVLDMAYFS, from the coding sequence ATGACCATTCGTTATCCAAACGGAAAAAGGTATAATCAAGCGTTACAACCTCAAAAAACACAATTTAAAAAACATACTTATAGCAATAGAGGTATGTCTCTGGAAGAGGAACTAAATGAAACAAATCAATATTATTTAACCCATAATATTGCATGCGTACATAAAAAACCCACTCCTCTTCAAATTGTAAAAGTGGATTACCCCGCTCGAAGTGCGGCGGTTGTGAAAGAAGCTTATTTTAAACAGCCTTCTACAACAGACTACAACGGTGTATACAAGGGGAAATACATTGACTTCGAAGCGAAAGAAACAAAAAATAAAACAAGTTTTCCGCTACAAAATTTCCATCTTCATCAAATTAAGCATATGGAACAAGTAATAGCTCATAACGGAATTGCATTTGTTATTATTAAATTTACACTTTATGACGAGTTTTATTTACTTGATGCGAAACATGTCGTTTCATTTTGGAATCGCCAAGATGCTGGTGGACGCAAATCGATTAAGAAACAGGAAATCGAAGAGCACGGATACTTGTTATCATGCGGTTATCACCCTCGAATTGATTATATTCGTGTACTAGACATGGCTTATTTTTCGTGA
- a CDS encoding DUF2515 domain-containing protein yields the protein MHMQNEYEKINRERSGLSCTIEEKQLIAYMKQQTALANIDNISRTQAYQEYYLRNKEIRWSFLASMVSRNSGWNMTDLAGEYYPNILSERMRKQLFLTYESANWLIFSDAYPQLLLYEYSKKMNKPIFHLLQFFNVSIFMEKEWNDFWNKRDLTRLITALIINEQNRIQKPIIEHPYFQKHVFQTLLFKFQELFHFSAVIFPTTKGQLYGFSVYQFETLQKRIELGKKLAWLLFHPKYETLFYDFSLRTFPTGSRMDYERYFIIPKEKDTPQLRDAFSIVLHHHNVTKDWFHKKMDIEALFFFQELKEEVNITEWFLQKQQQIHLFSSLNSFFKRNNDFMI from the coding sequence ATGCATATGCAGAATGAGTATGAGAAAATAAATAGAGAGCGCAGTGGACTTTCTTGTACAATAGAAGAGAAACAATTAATAGCGTATATGAAACAACAGACGGCTCTAGCAAATATAGATAATATTTCACGCACACAGGCTTATCAAGAATATTACTTGAGAAATAAAGAAATCCGGTGGTCATTTCTGGCGAGTATGGTTTCGAGAAATTCTGGGTGGAATATGACAGATTTAGCAGGGGAATATTATCCGAATATTTTATCTGAAAGAATGAGGAAGCAACTGTTCCTTACTTATGAAAGTGCAAATTGGCTTATTTTTTCAGATGCATACCCACAATTGTTGTTATACGAGTACAGCAAGAAAATGAATAAACCAATCTTTCACTTATTACAGTTTTTTAACGTATCTATTTTTATGGAGAAGGAATGGAATGATTTTTGGAATAAAAGAGATCTCACACGTCTTATTACAGCACTTATTATTAATGAACAAAATAGGATTCAAAAACCGATTATTGAACACCCATATTTTCAAAAGCACGTATTCCAAACTTTACTGTTTAAATTTCAAGAGCTCTTTCATTTTAGTGCTGTAATTTTTCCGACTACAAAAGGACAACTATATGGTTTTTCGGTTTATCAATTTGAAACATTACAAAAACGTATAGAACTCGGAAAGAAATTAGCTTGGCTATTATTTCATCCTAAATATGAAACGTTATTTTACGATTTTTCCTTGCGAACGTTTCCTACAGGATCAAGAATGGATTACGAGCGGTACTTTATAATTCCAAAAGAAAAAGATACACCGCAGTTAAGAGATGCTTTCTCAATTGTTTTACATCACCATAACGTAACGAAAGATTGGTTCCATAAAAAAATGGATATTGAGGCATTGTTTTTCTTTCAGGAACTGAAAGAAGAAGTTAATATTACAGAATGGTTTTTACAAAAACAACAACAAATACATCTTTTTTCTTCATTGAATAGCTTTTTTAAAAGGAACAATGACTTCATGATATAA
- a CDS encoding YppE family protein has product MQSSIKLIQYNDETIIKKREEKEFDFYQDMKPFVDMVDQELEVWKELAYQWIKHEKPKYIHVQQIDQVYENLQNNALQCFVNKGKGKRFYETHQAILYTLQNIIEQCK; this is encoded by the coding sequence ATGCAGTCTTCAATAAAATTAATACAGTACAATGATGAAACGATTATAAAAAAAAGAGAAGAGAAAGAGTTTGATTTTTATCAAGATATGAAGCCTTTTGTGGATATGGTTGATCAAGAGTTAGAAGTGTGGAAAGAATTAGCTTATCAATGGATAAAACATGAAAAGCCTAAGTATATACATGTGCAACAAATTGACCAAGTGTATGAGAATTTACAAAATAATGCACTGCAATGTTTTGTAAATAAGGGAAAAGGTAAGCGGTTTTATGAAACACATCAGGCGATTTTATACACGTTGCAGAACATAATAGAACAATGTAAGTGA
- a CDS encoding YppF family protein has product MILGDLKQAFAQKKGYSTEDMNELLDFARHHYLEGKICISEYRVLIRELEINGAKPTHTTVES; this is encoded by the coding sequence ATGATATTAGGGGATTTAAAACAAGCTTTCGCTCAAAAAAAGGGGTACTCTACAGAGGATATGAATGAGTTGCTTGATTTTGCTAGACATCACTATTTAGAAGGAAAAATCTGCATCTCAGAATACCGAGTATTAATACGTGAATTAGAAATAAATGGGGCGAAACCCACACATACAACTGTAGAATCATAA
- a CDS encoding YppG family protein: MFQQSNVYQHINSYTQPDFYQYNEDPYLRYNMHPFAPYYGNQANYYQPFEVSFMNQQPQSYMNQQSYVPQQPQSYVPQQPQSFMNQPSMFYPPKQPFQPYPTMNKQKQQQQPSQFSSFVSQFKTSDGNYDVNKMMNTAGQMMNAMNQVTGIVKQVGGFFAKG; the protein is encoded by the coding sequence ATGTTTCAGCAATCTAATGTATACCAACACATCAATTCGTATACACAACCGGATTTTTATCAATATAATGAAGATCCATATTTACGCTATAATATGCACCCATTTGCACCTTATTATGGAAATCAAGCGAATTATTATCAGCCATTTGAAGTATCCTTTATGAATCAGCAACCACAGTCCTATATGAATCAGCAATCTTATGTACCACAGCAACCACAATCTTATGTACCACAGCAACCACAATCTTTTATGAATCAGCCATCAATGTTTTACCCACCGAAACAGCCTTTTCAACCATATCCAACGATGAATAAACAAAAGCAACAACAGCAGCCAAGTCAATTTTCTAGTTTCGTATCTCAATTTAAGACGTCAGATGGTAACTATGATGTGAATAAAATGATGAATACAGCAGGCCAAATGATGAATGCTATGAATCAAGTCACTGGGATTGTAAAACAAGTTGGCGGCTTTTTTGCTAAAGGATGA
- a CDS encoding CotD family spore coat protein: MYHCHPCFGGHKPVGPICATPPVVHPTKQCVTNTFSTTVVPHIHPTHTTHVHHQQVKSQHFFPQTVSNVNVVEPVAPGFGGVGGFGGPGVGGFGGPGVGGFGGPGVGGFGGPGVGGFGGPGVGGFGGPGVGGFGGPGVGGFGGPCGHGHHVSPYGPGPNVGPQVSPYGPGPNVGGMFKK, from the coding sequence ATGTATCATTGTCATCCTTGTTTTGGAGGGCATAAACCTGTAGGACCTATTTGCGCAACACCTCCTGTCGTTCATCCAACAAAGCAATGTGTAACGAACACTTTTTCCACAACGGTGGTACCACATATTCACCCAACTCATACAACACATGTTCATCATCAACAAGTTAAAAGTCAACATTTCTTCCCGCAAACAGTTTCAAATGTGAATGTTGTAGAACCTGTTGCACCAGGATTCGGTGGAGTTGGAGGATTCGGCGGACCTGGAGTTGGAGGATTCGGCGGACCTGGAGTTGGAGGATTCGGCGGACCTGGAGTTGGAGGATTCGGCGGACCTGGAGTTGGAGGATTCGGCGGACCTGGAGTTGGAGGATTCGGCGGACCTGGAGTTGGAGGATTCGGCGGACCTGGAGTTGGAGGATTCGGCGGACCGTGTGGCCATGGGCATCATGTATCTCCATACGGACCAGGACCAAATGTAGGACCACAAGTATCTCCATACGGACCAGGACCAAATGTAGGTGGAATGTTTAAAAAGTAA
- a CDS encoding DUF1273 domain-containing protein: MKVVAVTGYKPFELGIFKDDHPGVICIKKALHRKLLAFIEEGLEWVIISGQLGVELWAAEVVFDLQLEYPNLKLAVFTPFLEQEENWKEGNRELYEFILGQADHVDSITKRKYESPEQFRLKNQFFIEKSNALLAVYDEEKPGSPKYIVEAAKKKGEIENYHSYFILFSDLQDIIEEEQWDNAE; encoded by the coding sequence ATGAAAGTTGTTGCGGTAACAGGATATAAACCATTTGAACTTGGGATATTTAAGGATGATCATCCAGGCGTTATTTGTATAAAAAAAGCATTGCATCGTAAGTTACTTGCTTTTATAGAAGAAGGGTTGGAATGGGTTATTATTAGTGGGCAGTTAGGAGTAGAGTTATGGGCTGCTGAAGTTGTTTTTGACTTGCAGCTAGAATATCCTAATTTAAAGCTTGCTGTGTTTACTCCTTTTTTAGAACAAGAGGAAAATTGGAAAGAGGGAAATCGGGAACTATATGAGTTTATTCTAGGGCAAGCAGATCATGTTGATAGTATTACGAAAAGAAAATATGAAAGTCCTGAGCAATTTCGATTAAAAAATCAATTTTTTATTGAAAAAAGTAATGCACTTTTGGCAGTGTATGATGAAGAAAAACCAGGAAGTCCTAAATACATAGTAGAAGCAGCAAAGAAAAAAGGCGAAATAGAAAATTATCACAGTTATTTCATTCTTTTTTCTGATTTACAAGATATAATAGAAGAGGAACAGTGGGATAATGCCGAGTAA
- the gpsB gene encoding cell division regulator GpsB produces the protein MISDKIKLTAKDILEKEFKTGMRGYQQEEVDKFLDMIIKDYEAFHKELEQLQQQNVRLKRELEEQKVAAVQVPQQPAPTPVAQPVYNNTNTDILKRLSNLEKAVFGSKLYE, from the coding sequence ATGATTTCGGATAAAATTAAATTAACAGCGAAAGATATTTTGGAAAAAGAATTTAAAACAGGTATGAGAGGTTACCAGCAAGAAGAAGTAGATAAGTTTCTTGATATGATTATTAAGGATTATGAGGCATTTCATAAGGAACTTGAGCAATTACAGCAACAAAATGTTCGTTTAAAACGTGAATTAGAAGAGCAAAAAGTAGCGGCAGTGCAAGTACCGCAACAACCAGCTCCAACACCGGTTGCACAACCTGTATACAACAATACGAACACGGATATTTTAAAGCGTTTATCTAATCTGGAAAAAGCTGTATTTGGAAGTAAGTTATACGAGTAA
- a CDS encoding THUMP domain-containing class I SAM-dependent RNA methyltransferase: MGKVTLIATAAMGIEALVAREVRDLGYECQVENGKVTFEADAKAICRTNLWLRTADRVKIKVGEFKATTFDELFEKTKALNWGDYIPENGEFPVIGKSLKSTLFSVSDCQRIVKKAVVEKLKTTYRRTTWFEEDGPLFRIEIAMLKDIATLTIDASGVGLHKRGYRLDQGEAPLKETLAASLIKLTNWKPDRPFVDPFCGSGTIPIEAALIGQNIAPGFNREFASDAWGWIGKENWREARQEVEDLANYDQPLQIIGSDIDHRMIRVAQDNADEVGLGDLISFKQMQVKDFTTKEEYGYVVTNPPYGERLSEKALVEKLYKEMGEVFRPLDTWSLYLLTSYEAFEKCYGKDASKKRKLFNGFIRTDYYQYFGKRPPRNS; this comes from the coding sequence ATGGGAAAAGTTACTTTAATTGCAACAGCAGCAATGGGAATTGAAGCTTTAGTTGCAAGAGAAGTTCGCGATCTTGGTTATGAATGCCAAGTAGAAAACGGAAAAGTAACGTTTGAAGCGGATGCAAAAGCGATTTGTCGCACTAATTTATGGTTACGCACTGCAGATCGTGTGAAAATTAAAGTTGGTGAATTTAAAGCAACAACATTCGATGAATTGTTTGAAAAAACAAAAGCATTGAACTGGGGAGATTACATTCCAGAAAATGGAGAGTTTCCTGTAATTGGGAAGTCTTTAAAATCAACATTATTTAGTGTTTCAGATTGTCAACGTATTGTGAAAAAGGCTGTTGTTGAGAAACTAAAGACAACATATAGACGTACAACTTGGTTTGAAGAAGATGGTCCTTTATTCCGTATCGAGATTGCGATGCTAAAAGATATTGCAACATTGACAATTGACGCGAGTGGCGTTGGTCTTCATAAACGTGGATACCGCCTTGACCAAGGGGAAGCGCCTTTGAAAGAAACATTAGCGGCATCTTTAATTAAACTTACAAATTGGAAGCCAGATCGTCCGTTTGTTGATCCGTTTTGTGGATCTGGAACAATTCCGATTGAGGCAGCTTTAATTGGTCAAAATATTGCTCCTGGTTTTAACCGTGAGTTTGCATCAGATGCATGGGGTTGGATTGGTAAAGAAAATTGGCGTGAGGCTCGTCAAGAAGTAGAAGATTTAGCGAATTATGATCAACCATTGCAAATTATTGGATCAGATATCGACCACCGTATGATAAGAGTTGCACAGGACAATGCTGATGAAGTTGGACTGGGTGACTTAATTTCATTTAAACAAATGCAAGTAAAAGATTTTACAACAAAAGAGGAATATGGCTATGTTGTAACGAATCCTCCATACGGAGAACGTTTAAGTGAAAAAGCGCTTGTTGAAAAATTATATAAAGAAATGGGAGAAGTATTCCGCCCATTAGATACGTGGTCACTGTATTTATTAACGAGCTATGAAGCGTTTGAAAAATGTTATGGAAAAGATGCATCGAAAAAGCGTAAACTATTTAACGGTTTTATTCGTACAGACTATTACCAGTACTTTGGTAAACGCCCACCTCGTAATTCATAG
- a CDS encoding DUF3921 domain-containing protein: MDGFQLSMIQKAIHRTYDELGKEINLQGVVADEIQKAQEEYLSALSYETLIDKRYLKSLIE; the protein is encoded by the coding sequence ATGGATGGTTTCCAATTGTCGATGATTCAAAAGGCCATTCATCGTACGTATGATGAGCTTGGAAAAGAAATTAATCTTCAGGGTGTAGTTGCAGATGAAATACAGAAAGCACAGGAAGAATATTTATCTGCATTATCATATGAGACATTGATTGATAAGCGTTACTTAAAGTCATTAATAGAGTGA
- a CDS encoding ATP-dependent DNA helicase translates to MFTEKRLPFEVGKQDNFYDKLNEWIGDVFYDILPEKGFEERDEQIFMAFQLERAFQEKKVMFAEAGVGTGKTIVYLLYAICYARYTGKPAIIACADETLIEQLVKEEGDIAKLSEALGLSVDVRLAKSMDNYLCLRKLEDVMSGRAPEVIEDLYYELPQFVFDHGTMQNFTHYGDRKEFPLLNDEEWSKVSWDYFQDCFTCDSRHRCGQTLSREHYRKAADLIICSQDFYMDHIWTYDARKREGQMPLLPESSCVVFDEGHLVEYAAQKALTYRLKQTMMEQLLTRLLQNDIREEFAHLVEETIWQTERFFDVLRESKKEIAGSDRLEITVTEKVITEAKRLYAKIAEVGDALVFESEMYTVNTYDLNIVDEHLDVLEHSLRLFMHEKNVITWGEEGDGAFTLVIMPRAVEEVLQEKVFSKKIPYIFSSATLSENDSFAFTANSLGVKDYLSFSVASPFDYEEQMKVYLPSYNQENEWERKCQYTLENIQKTNGRTLVLFRTTQELAAFKEYVNKEQMSVPFLYEGDQEISQLVSRFQNEQETVLCAVHLWEGLDIPGSSLSHVIIWSLPFPPNDPVFEAKRKHVNDPFWDVDVPYMILRLRQGIGRLIRTSEDKGAISLFLSENENEKVIEAVKKVLPVEGTVL, encoded by the coding sequence ATGTTTACTGAGAAGAGATTACCATTTGAAGTAGGGAAACAAGATAATTTTTATGATAAGTTGAATGAGTGGATTGGAGATGTGTTTTACGATATCCTCCCAGAAAAAGGTTTTGAAGAACGCGATGAACAAATTTTTATGGCATTCCAATTAGAACGAGCGTTTCAAGAGAAGAAAGTTATGTTCGCAGAGGCGGGTGTAGGAACGGGAAAAACGATTGTGTATCTTTTATATGCAATTTGTTATGCGCGTTATACAGGAAAGCCAGCTATTATTGCTTGTGCAGACGAAACGCTAATCGAGCAGCTTGTGAAAGAAGAAGGGGACATTGCGAAATTATCAGAAGCATTAGGGTTATCTGTTGATGTACGTCTAGCGAAATCAATGGATAATTATTTATGTTTACGTAAACTTGAAGATGTAATGAGTGGACGAGCTCCAGAAGTAATTGAAGATCTATATTATGAATTACCTCAGTTTGTATTTGATCATGGAACAATGCAAAACTTTACGCATTACGGTGATCGAAAAGAGTTTCCATTATTAAATGACGAAGAATGGTCAAAGGTATCTTGGGATTATTTCCAAGACTGCTTCACATGTGATTCTCGTCACCGTTGTGGTCAAACGCTCTCTCGTGAACATTACCGTAAAGCAGCAGATTTAATTATTTGCTCTCAAGATTTCTATATGGATCATATTTGGACATATGATGCTCGTAAACGCGAAGGGCAAATGCCGCTTTTACCAGAAAGCAGTTGCGTTGTTTTTGATGAAGGACACCTTGTGGAATACGCAGCGCAAAAAGCACTGACGTATCGATTAAAGCAAACGATGATGGAGCAACTCTTAACAAGATTATTACAAAATGATATTCGAGAAGAGTTTGCTCATTTAGTAGAAGAGACAATTTGGCAAACAGAGCGTTTCTTTGATGTATTAAGAGAAAGTAAAAAAGAAATTGCTGGATCAGATCGTTTAGAAATTACAGTAACAGAAAAAGTGATTACAGAAGCGAAACGACTTTATGCCAAAATTGCTGAAGTTGGTGATGCTCTTGTATTTGAAAGTGAAATGTATACAGTAAACACTTATGATTTAAATATCGTTGATGAGCATTTAGATGTACTGGAACATTCACTTCGTCTCTTTATGCATGAGAAAAATGTAATTACATGGGGAGAAGAAGGTGATGGTGCCTTTACGTTAGTTATTATGCCACGTGCGGTAGAAGAAGTGCTACAGGAGAAAGTATTCTCGAAAAAGATTCCGTATATCTTCTCTTCTGCTACATTATCTGAAAATGATTCATTCGCATTTACAGCAAATAGTTTAGGGGTAAAAGATTATTTATCATTCTCAGTAGCTTCTCCATTTGATTATGAAGAGCAAATGAAAGTATACTTACCATCGTATAACCAGGAAAATGAATGGGAACGAAAATGTCAGTATACGCTTGAGAACATTCAAAAAACAAATGGGCGTACGCTTGTATTATTCCGCACAACACAAGAACTTGCGGCGTTCAAAGAATATGTGAATAAAGAACAAATGTCTGTTCCGTTCTTATATGAAGGAGATCAAGAGATTAGTCAGCTTGTTTCCCGCTTCCAAAATGAACAAGAGACTGTGCTTTGCGCTGTTCATTTATGGGAAGGTTTAGATATTCCGGGTTCTTCACTATCACATGTCATTATTTGGTCGCTACCATTCCCTCCAAACGATCCTGTGTTTGAAGCGAAACGTAAGCATGTTAATGATCCGTTTTGGGATGTAGATGTACCATATATGATTTTACGTCTTCGTCAAGGAATTGGACGTTTAATTCGTACGAGCGAAGATAAAGGTGCTATTTCGTTATTCTTATCAGAGAATGAAAATGAAAAGGTTATTGAGGCTGTAAAGAAAGTACTTCCAGTAGAAGGTACGGTACTATAA
- a CDS encoding carboxypeptidase M32 — translation MTIATYEVEKEFLAHVKKINNYGEALSLIFWDLRTGAPKQGVDQRSEVIGMLSSEVFSLSTSDEMERYLKELEQLIVDNKISETTKKIVEECRKAYDRNKKIPQAEYEEFVKLQAKSESVWGEAREKSDFEMFRPYLEKIVEYKKKFITYWGYETYKYNTLLDMYEPGMTVEVLDHVFGQLRERIVPLVKDIGESNKELKTNVLFEHFSKEQQKNFTLELLTQLNYNFEAGRLDETIHPFEITLNRGDVRITTRYDENDFRMAVFGTIHECGHAVYEQNISEELEGTPLCSGTSMGIHESQSLFFENFIGRNKSFWKKNYDILKQSSDGQFENVSVNEFYDAINESKPSFIRIEADELTYPLHVMVRYELEKELFDGTLEVKDLPAAWNDKMESYLGIRPETDAQGVLQDVHWSDGSFGYFPSYALGYMYAAQFKHKMLEEIPNFDALLEEGNVTPIREWLTRNIHQYGKTKKPLQILEDITGEGLNANYLADYLEAKYKEIYEL, via the coding sequence ATGACAATCGCTACATATGAAGTAGAAAAAGAGTTTTTAGCACACGTGAAAAAGATAAATAATTATGGGGAAGCATTAAGCCTAATATTTTGGGATTTACGTACAGGAGCACCGAAACAAGGTGTGGATCAACGCTCTGAGGTAATAGGAATGCTTTCATCAGAGGTATTTTCATTATCAACTTCTGATGAGATGGAAAGATATTTAAAAGAATTAGAACAGCTAATAGTAGATAATAAAATTTCCGAAACAACAAAGAAAATTGTAGAAGAGTGCCGCAAAGCGTATGATCGAAATAAAAAAATTCCACAGGCCGAGTATGAAGAGTTTGTTAAATTGCAAGCAAAATCGGAAAGTGTTTGGGGAGAAGCACGTGAAAAATCTGATTTTGAAATGTTCCGACCATACTTAGAAAAAATTGTTGAATATAAGAAAAAATTTATTACATATTGGGGTTATGAAACTTATAAGTATAATACGCTTTTAGATATGTATGAGCCAGGTATGACAGTAGAAGTGTTAGATCATGTATTTGGACAACTACGTGAGCGTATTGTTCCACTTGTAAAAGATATTGGTGAATCAAATAAAGAATTAAAAACAAATGTCTTATTTGAACATTTTTCAAAAGAACAACAAAAGAATTTTACTTTAGAGTTACTAACGCAATTAAATTATAATTTCGAGGCTGGCCGTCTTGATGAAACGATACATCCTTTTGAAATTACATTAAATAGAGGGGATGTTCGCATTACAACTCGTTATGATGAGAATGACTTCCGCATGGCAGTTTTCGGAACAATTCATGAATGTGGACATGCTGTATATGAACAAAATATTTCAGAAGAATTAGAAGGAACACCGCTTTGCAGTGGTACATCGATGGGAATCCATGAATCGCAATCGCTATTCTTTGAAAACTTTATTGGACGTAATAAATCGTTCTGGAAGAAAAATTATGATATATTGAAACAATCTAGTGATGGGCAATTTGAAAACGTATCTGTAAATGAATTCTATGATGCGATTAATGAATCAAAACCTTCCTTTATACGTATTGAGGCAGATGAACTTACATATCCGCTTCACGTTATGGTTCGTTATGAACTGGAGAAAGAATTATTTGATGGAACATTAGAAGTAAAAGACTTGCCGGCAGCATGGAATGACAAGATGGAGAGTTATTTAGGTATCCGTCCAGAAACGGATGCACAGGGTGTGCTACAAGATGTACATTGGTCAGATGGATCTTTTGGATATTTTCCATCTTATGCACTTGGTTATATGTATGCAGCGCAATTTAAACATAAGATGTTAGAGGAAATTCCAAACTTCGATGCATTGCTAGAAGAAGGAAATGTGACACCAATTCGTGAATGGTTAACAAGAAATATTCACCAATATGGTAAAACGAAAAAACCATTACAAATATTAGAGGATATAACAGGTGAAGGGTTAAATGCAAATTATTTAGCGGATTATTTAGAAGCGAAATATAAAGAGATTTATGAGTTATAA
- a CDS encoding GNAT family N-acetyltransferase encodes MNYTFEVMTQEQAEEIAFKWHYEDKYSFYDMEADQEDLVEFLDPKIRGETTFAVSENNRLVGFFSFNKVDIHTVDIGLGMKPNLTGNGLGLVFIKAGLVFCEKKYQPKYITLSVATFNQRAINVYKKAGFEAVGAFIQETNGSRFEFLKMMYVTLCPSR; translated from the coding sequence GTGAATTATACTTTTGAAGTGATGACACAAGAGCAAGCAGAAGAAATTGCGTTTAAATGGCACTATGAGGATAAGTATTCTTTTTATGATATGGAAGCCGATCAAGAAGATTTAGTGGAGTTTTTAGATCCTAAAATACGCGGAGAAACGACTTTTGCTGTTAGTGAGAATAATAGGCTTGTTGGATTTTTTAGTTTTAATAAAGTAGATATACATACAGTGGATATTGGACTTGGAATGAAACCAAACCTGACTGGAAATGGATTAGGTTTGGTATTTATAAAGGCAGGTCTGGTTTTTTGTGAAAAAAAATATCAACCTAAGTATATAACGTTATCAGTGGCAACATTTAATCAAAGGGCAATTAATGTTTATAAGAAAGCAGGTTTTGAAGCAGTTGGAGCTTTTATTCAAGAGACAAATGGAAGTCGCTTTGAATTTTTAAAAATGATGTATGTGACTTTATGCCCATCAAGATAA
- a CDS encoding SMI1/KNR4 family protein, which yields MKVGCFDNFDFNNFWDDSEYARDEYISEYLTDEMISKLENELGYKLPESYIWLMKKHNGGIPINDCFPTDIPTSWAEDHVAITGIYGIGYKKSSSLGGEFGSEFWIEEWGYPEIGVAICDCPSAGHDMIFLDYRECGPKGEPCVVHIDQEYDYKITWLAKDFESFIRGLVNGEVYDDSEQIKEEY from the coding sequence ATGAAAGTGGGTTGTTTTGATAATTTTGATTTTAATAACTTTTGGGATGACAGCGAATATGCAAGAGATGAATATATTTCTGAATATCTTACAGATGAAATGATTTCTAAACTAGAAAATGAATTAGGGTATAAGCTACCTGAATCTTATATTTGGTTAATGAAGAAGCATAATGGGGGAATTCCAATAAACGATTGTTTTCCTACAGATATTCCTACAAGTTGGGCAGAGGATCATGTTGCTATAACTGGTATTTATGGTATTGGATATAAAAAAAGTTCTTCATTAGGTGGAGAATTTGGTAGTGAATTTTGGATTGAAGAATGGGGATATCCTGAAATAGGAGTAGCTATTTGTGATTGTCCCTCGGCTGGACACGATATGATATTTCTTGATTATAGGGAGTGCGGCCCGAAAGGAGAGCCTTGTGTTGTACATATCGATCAAGAATATGATTATAAAATTACATGGTTAGCAAAAGACTTTGAGAGTTTTATTAGAGGGCTTGTAAATGGGGAAGTCTATGATGATAGCGAACAAATCAAGGAAGAATATTAA